The genomic segment CACAAAAGAGCCAAATGTAAAATTTGGTATTTCTTTTTTAGCAATATTTAAAACACTGTCATAATCTAAAGAATAGGAAAAGTTTTTGGTCGTGTGTGTTTTTGAGGGTATTACTTCAATCTTTTTATCACCAATAAAATTGGAGATAGAAAACAAATCTACCCTTTCAGAAAAATACCAAATTCCTGTTATAGAAAATAATAGAACAAAAGGAATAGACCATAAACCAAAAGTTTTATGTAAATTTTTATGATATGCTAAGGTGTTATTTTTTTTTCCTAAATTCAAAAAATGCTTTTTCTTTTTTCGCATAAATTTCCAGCCACTTATCAAGGACCCCAAAAGCAAAAATGCAAAGGACAAAACTAAAAAATGCCCAATCTGAAAAGGAATAAATAGGTAGTAATGTAAATCTCTAAAAAAACGCTGAATTGTTGTAGCAGCAGCACCTTGTAGTTTTCCTGTATACTGGTTTGCAAAAAGAAATAGTCTTTTGCCCCCTTTTTGTTCTAAATAAATAATATCACACAAATAATCTTCGTGAGACTTCATCCAAAAAGTAATATTCCCCTCTGGATATTGTGTTTTTATTTGCTGTAAAATATCGTTTTTAGACGCCAATTTTTCTTGAGGTACAGCTCTCATTTCCGGATTAAACAACCAATCTAATTCGTGACTAAAAACAGCTATTGTACCAGAAAAGCATACTATAAAAAATAGCATACACAACTGAACTCCTATCCAACTATGAATAGAAAAATAATCTTTCTTTTTCAGTTTTTTCATTTAAAACGTATACGAAACTGTCGTTATTAAGTTTCTTGTTTGCCCCGGGAAAGCTCTCAAAAAATCGTATCCTCCGACCCAGTGAATTTCGTTAAATATATTATTTACGTTTAATTGAATTTGAAATTTACCCACATTGTAATATAAAGCCGTATTTACCAAGCCATAAGATGGGAAAATGGGCACTAATTTTGGGTCTCTAACGATAGAACCTAATCTACGAGATACATAATCATATCCCAAGCCAAATCCTAAGCCTTTATACCTTCCGTTATTTATAGTGTATTTAGACCAAAAGTTAAAAGCGTGTTTTGGTGCATTTGGTTTTTGATTTCCAAATTTTAATACATCAGCATCACTTGCAGAAACTATAAAAGCATGGT from the Polaribacter cellanae genome contains:
- a CDS encoding PepSY-associated TM helix domain-containing protein — encoded protein: MKKLKKKDYFSIHSWIGVQLCMLFFIVCFSGTIAVFSHELDWLFNPEMRAVPQEKLASKNDILQQIKTQYPEGNITFWMKSHEDYLCDIIYLEQKGGKRLFLFANQYTGKLQGAAATTIQRFFRDLHYYLFIPFQIGHFLVLSFAFLLLGSLISGWKFMRKKKKHFLNLGKKNNTLAYHKNLHKTFGLWSIPFVLLFSITGIWYFSERVDLFSISNFIGDKKIEVIPSKTHTTKNFSYSLDYDSVLNIAKKEIPNFTFGSFVISNDNTKPIIEVRGKSDMPMVRYRANRVVIDTETDTLLYVQKATETNTLKTINNMIDPIHFGHFGGLFTKAIWFVFGLMITYLTASGIWIYLKRISKNKKGAYTFRYVNWFLFAVMQFFMYQRLIYIQGVSLLSHIIILVFWSVFLYLIYSVFYKKIRT